The proteins below come from a single Pleuronectes platessa chromosome 3, fPlePla1.1, whole genome shotgun sequence genomic window:
- the nthl1 gene encoding endonuclease III-like protein 1, which yields MAVFCRSTRVCDVLPCFRMTSPYFSQSRSGVPRGGVHTGGRRPADSLGSRLGRRRRNVDPVSSVEVKVEVEEARISEPRPSSAPLSAVGCHKLLQQASVQPKTETDALLLSSQGRRRKQIKVEYDEDQGVSLVKTEQWEPPDWKKQLGFIREMRSGRDAPVDHMGAEKCYDTDAPAHVRRFQVLVSLMLSSQTKDQVTAAAMQRLRAHGCTVENILSTDDETLGKLIYPVGFWRTKVKYVKLTSAMLQEEFGGDIPNSVEGLVRLPGVGPKMAHLAMDIAWDQVSGIGVDTHVHRISNRLFWLRKPSKNPEGTRKALEEWLPRELWSEMNWLLVGFGQQVCLPINPLCSLCLNQHSCPSAHKNSPTKRPKAGSPHSPSPKTSVKTKTEPELQCALKDERTKKESLSSPVSPTTQRRRLKTKLSH from the exons ATGGCTGTGTTCTGCCGCAGCACGAGGGTCTGCGATGTGTTACCGTGTTTCAGGATGACTTCTCCTTACTTCTCCCAGAGCAGATCCGGGGTCCCCCGGGGTGGAGTTCACACTGGTGGCCGCAGACCCGCCGACTCTCTGGGCTCCAGGCTCGGCCGGAGACGGAGGAACGTGGATCCAGTCTCCTccgtggaggtgaaggtggaggtggaggaggcgagGATCTCTGAGCCAAGACCCTCCTCGGCCCCCTTATCAGCGG TCGGGTGCCATAAACTCCTCCAACAGGCCAGTGTGCAACCGAAAACAGAAACGGACGCTCTCCTGCTGTCTTCGCAAGGCCGCAGGAGGAAACAAATTAAGGTGGAATATGACGAGGATCAGGGTGTTTCACTGGTGAAGACAGAACAGTGGGAACCTCCAGACTGGAAGAAACAGTTAGGTTTCATTCGCGAGATGAGGAGCGGTCGAGACGCGCCTGTAGACCACATGGGAGCAGAGAAATGCTACGACACAGACGCCCCTGCACAT GTGAGAAGGTTCCAGGTGCTGGTGTCACTCATGTTGTCCAGTCAGACCAAGGACCAGGTGACGGCAGCGGCCATGCAGAGGCTCCGGGCACACGGCTGCACAGTAGAGAATATACTCAGCACTGATGATGAGACGCTGGGGAAACTCATCTACCCTGTCGGCTTCTGGAGG ACTAAAGTGAAGTACGTGAAGCTGACCTCAGCCATGCTGCAGGAAGAGTTTGGAGGGGACATCCCAAACAGTGTGGAGGGGCTGGTCCGCCTGCCGGGAGTTGGACCTAAGATGGCTCACCTGGCTATGGACATCGCCTGGGACCAGGTGTCTGGAATAG gcgTGGACACACATGTGCATCGTATCTCTAACAGGCTGTTCTGGCTCAGGAAGCCGTCCAAGAACCCAGAGGGGACACGCAAGGCCCTGGAGGAGTGGTTGCCCAG GGAGCTGTGGAGTGAGATGAACTGGCTGCTGGTGGGTTTTGGACAGCAGGTCTGTCTTCCCATCAACCCCCTCTGCTCCTTGTGTCTGAACCAGCACAGCTGTCCCTCGGCCCACAAGAACTCTCCCACCAAGAGGCCTAAAGCTGGATCGCCACACTCTCCGAGCCCGAAGACTTCCGTCAAAACTAAAACTGAACCTGAATTGCAATGTGCTCTTAAAGATGAGAGGACAAAGAAGGAGTCCCTGTCTTCACCTGTTTCCCCGACCACACAGAGGAGGCGgcttaaaaccaaactgagccACTGA
- the LOC128437267 gene encoding Na(+)/H(+) exchange regulatory cofactor NHE-RF2, whose translation MESELRPRLCFLTKGERGYGFHLHGERNRGGQFIRKVEPGSSADLAGLRPGDRVVEVNGENVEKENHHQVVNLIREVEHRTRLLVVDRDTDNYLLSEGLACTEDLAVEMGTLSPLLSPTTPPSFSPIPRECSPMSPNQTYSFHPPAADSPTHVITQGKVKRSSVTSSTTTDTELQSEPSSELRTELFPRLCHVVKGENGYGFNLHSNKKKPGQFVRSVDPGSPAESADIRPGDRLVEVNGVNIEALRHSEVVALIRAGGEEVHLIMVDQETDRLFHRLGITPTTSKVKGVYVDESASESVPPTPSPTNEMPGTEAPIINVTLTDSPITTVSPKSRVNGSLASQSSRSSTTQSEISSSDMSIQVPDEDDRRVSDPFMDSGLRLSPTAAEAKQNALAGRNKKRAPPMDWNKRQEIFSNF comes from the exons ATGGAGAGTGAGCTGAGGCCCAGGCTCTGTTTCCTCACCAAAGGAGAGCGCGGATACGGCTTTCACCTGCACGGTGAGCGGAATAGAGGAGGACAGTTCATACGCAAAGTGGAGCCCGGCTCCTCGGCTGACCTGGCCGGGCTGAGACCAGGAGACCGGGTGGTGGAGGTGAACGGGGAGAATGTGGAGAAAGAAAATCACCATCAA GTGGTGAATCTTATCCGGGAGGTGGAGCACCGCAccaggctgctggtggtggaCAGGGACACGGACAACTACCTCCTCAGCGAAGGCCTGGCCTGCACCGAGGACCTGGCCGTCGAGATGGGAACCCTCTCCCCTCTGCTCTCGCCCACAACCCCCCCTTCCTTTTCTCCCATCCCCAGAGAGTGTTCACCCATGTCACCCAACCAGACATACTCATTTCACCCTCCTGCTGCAGACTCACCCACTCATGTGATTACGCAAGGCAAGGTCAAGAGATCCTCAGTGACATCAAGTACAACAACTGACACAGAG CTTCAGTCGGAGCCCTCATCAGAGTTGAGAACTGAGCTCTTCCCCCGACTGTGTCACGTTGTGAAGGGGGAGAACGGCTACGGCTTCAACCTGCACAGCAATAAGAAGAAGCCCGGGCAGTTTGTCCGTTCTGTGGACCCTGGTTCACCTGCAGAGAGCGCAGACATCCGGCCCGGAGACAGACTAGTGGAG GTGAATGGAGTGAACATCGAGGCTCTGAGGCACTCGGAGGTGGTGGCCCTCATCAGAGCAGGAGGGGAGGAAGTCCACCTCATCATGGTCGACCAGGAGACGGACAGGCTCTTCCACAGACTAGGGATCACACCCACCACCAGcaaagtcaaag GGGTCTATGTGGACGAGTCGGCCTCAGAAAGTGTCCCACCCACTCCGTCTCCCACCAATGAAATGCCAGGCACGGAAGCACCAATCATCAACGTCACGCTGACAGACTCCCCCATCACAACGGTGTCTCCGAAGTCCCGCGTCAACGGCAGCTTAGCATCCCAGTCTTCTAGAAGCTCCACAACCCAATCAGAGATCAGCAGCTCAGACATGAGCATCCAG gtgcCTGATGAGGACGACAGGCGCGTTTCAGACCCTTTCATGGACAGTGGCCTGCGACTGAGCCCGACAGCTGCCGAGGCAAAGCAAAATGCCCTCGCCGGCCGCAACAAGAAGAGAGCGCCCCCTATGGACTGgaacaagagacaagagatCTTCAGCAACTTCTGA